Proteins found in one Miscanthus floridulus cultivar M001 chromosome 4, ASM1932011v1, whole genome shotgun sequence genomic segment:
- the LOC136548096 gene encoding uncharacterized protein, whose product MAYLLAPPNNGAAVLPTDDDGGQLRPPTKLLGCLRTVGRPTSKTNPLLVAAVYNAADISSVDVKLVDMASGATVARLDRQGNGHFGVTGGLLCLVGTGGTAAVSVLDAATGDVTNIPAYTAPNGQNTSSAYVFGHVPATGEHKVLRVYTAGHGETKQPCEILTLGSSKQRWRPAPSPPVVVGTAPSRHWAVTRGVAHFLIPQRAEYDVIASFDLATEEWRPTLLQCPLSSDKRNCCSDSLSLVELNGCLVFVHHDYLSYAMDMWVLTTDLDRGTWLRVEPLPLGKILRGDGEIMALPLMVLDDGRIAFWVRYPNSVVRVYNPRTGGCEDVVNFGKLCSVVGLYRGSLLGVK is encoded by the coding sequence ATGGCATATCTGCTAGCACCGCCCAACAACGGGGCCgccgtcctccccacggacgacgaCGGCGGGCAGCTGCGCCCGCCTACGAAGCTCCTCGGCTGCCTCCGCACCGTCGGACGGCCAACCAGCAAGACGAACCCGCTCCTCGTCGCCGCCGTCTACAACGCCGCCGACATCTCCAGCGTCGACGTCAAGCTCGTGGACATGGCGTCAGGCGCGACGGTCGCCCGGCTGGACCGCCAAGGCAACGGCCACTTCGGCGTCACCGGCGGCCTCCTCTGCCTCGTCGGCACCGGCGGCACGGCGGCCGTCAGCGTGCTCGACGCGGCCACCGGCGATGTCACCAACATCCCAGCCTACACGGCACCTAACGGCCAGAACACCTCGTCGGCGTACGTGTTCGGGCACGTCCCCGCGACGGGAGAGCACAAGGTGCTCCGCGTCTACACCGCTGGCCACGGCGAAACCAAGCAACCATGCGAGATCCTCACCCTCGGCAGCAGCAAGCAGCGTTGGAGGCCGGCGCCGAGCCCTCCGGTGGTCGTCGGCACGGCGCCCTCCCGGCACTGGGCGGTTACGCGAGGGGTCGCCCACTTCTTGATCCCTCAGAGGGCCGAGTACGACGTCATCGCCTCGTTCGACCTGGCGACGGAGGAGTGGAGGCCGACGCTCCTCCAGTGCCCGCTCTCCTCCGACAAGCGCAACTGCTGCAGCGACAGCCTCAGCCTGGTCGAGCTCAACGGCTGCCTGGTGTTTGTGCACCATGACTACCTGTCCTACGCCATGGACATGTGGGTGCTGACGACGGACCTGGACAgggggacgtggctgagagtggaGCCTCTTCCTCTAGGGAAGATTCTCCGTGGCGACGGCGAAATCATGGCGCTGCCGTTGATGGTGCTGGACGATGGACGCATTGCGTTCTGGGTGCGATACCCCAATAGCGTGGTGCGGGTGTATAATCCACGGACCGGCGGCTGTGAGGATGTGGTCAATTTCGGAAAATTGTGTAGCGTTGTTGGGTTGTACAGGGGAAGCCTCTTGGGGGTCAAGTAG